The following are encoded together in the Flammeovirga agarivorans genome:
- a CDS encoding IS1/IS1595 family N-terminal zinc-binding domain-containing protein, whose protein sequence is MNLKENCCPKCESTEYIKSGFVKNRQRYKCKDCGYFFTVSKKGREIERKYVVKALQLYLEGVPYREIERIVGVSHVSVMNWVKKYNIPRLESDAYAPTYKVMNHSELLTYVINKENLKDTSSMITDLGDKFMVISWKTKK, encoded by the coding sequence GAAAATTGTTGCCCGAAATGTGAAAGTACAGAATATATCAAAAGTGGGTTTGTGAAAAACCGGCAGAGATATAAGTGTAAAGATTGTGGATATTTCTTTACCGTAAGTAAAAAAGGAAGAGAGATAGAAAGGAAATATGTAGTCAAAGCATTACAGTTATATTTGGAAGGTGTTCCATATAGAGAAATTGAACGAATTGTCGGTGTAAGCCATGTTTCTGTGATGAATTGGGTGAAAAAATACAATATCCCTAGGTTGGAATCTGATGCCTACGCTCCAACTTATAAGGTGATGAACCATAGTGAATTGTTGACCTATGTGATTAACAAGGAAAACTTAAAAGATACATCATCTATGATTACAGATTTAGGAGATAAATTCATGGTCATTTCATGGAAAACAAAAAAATGA
- a CDS encoding YraN family protein translates to MTSTKTKKQELGVKGEALAIDYLKAKGYEILTQNYRSGRNEIDIICRHLKFLIFIEVKTRSDLLFGTPEEQVTEKQMDNITEAAIDYMDTQDWSFIVRYDIVSVIINSTGNHIQHFEDAF, encoded by the coding sequence ATGACATCAACTAAGACAAAGAAACAAGAGTTAGGTGTTAAAGGAGAAGCTTTAGCGATCGACTATTTAAAAGCCAAAGGTTATGAGATACTAACTCAAAACTACCGAAGTGGCAGAAATGAAATTGACATTATCTGTCGACATTTAAAATTCCTCATCTTTATTGAAGTAAAAACCAGGTCAGATCTTCTGTTTGGCACTCCTGAAGAGCAAGTCACCGAAAAACAAATGGATAATATTACAGAAGCTGCAATAGATTATATGGATACACAAGATTGGAGCTTTATTGTAAGGTATGATATCGTAAGTGTAATAATAAATTCTACAGGAAATCATATACAGCATTTTGAAGATGCTTTTTAA
- a CDS encoding transporter substrate-binding domain-containing protein codes for MKQLFLLFIFILSSFTTPAQNSYSNSGDKIIKNHVLRVGVREDPPFVIKGLDGTFYGLSIDLWHMVAEDLQLVYEFVEYEHMPGLILGLSRKKIDISANPMPVSSTRIRQLDVTYPFMTTSLGVVVKKNKQDEITIFFSNLFSYGFLKLFFTLIIIVFLFGTLVWWVEKKYNAKDFRDGIEGIMDGIWWSTVTITTVGYGDKTPKTTLGRAISMVWMFIAISLISSFTATITSTLTLNQLESKINTIEDLRKMKGKIGVTAHSGAESYLLKHQINPVSYVKPEEGLEALESGEIMAFLHDKPIMRYLIKENGNEDRFEVLQSNFKQNYYSFFMPRNSRMYKKVNTEIVDNIDKDSWHRLLQKYNMDDIN; via the coding sequence ATGAAGCAACTTTTTCTGCTGTTTATATTTATTCTTTCGTCATTTACTACTCCTGCACAAAACTCCTATTCTAACAGTGGTGACAAAATCATCAAAAATCATGTACTCAGAGTCGGCGTCCGAGAAGATCCTCCTTTTGTTATAAAAGGTTTAGATGGAACCTTTTATGGTTTAAGTATAGACTTATGGCACATGGTAGCTGAAGACCTACAATTAGTATATGAATTTGTAGAATACGAACATATGCCTGGGCTAATTTTGGGATTATCAAGAAAAAAAATTGACATCTCCGCCAATCCTATGCCCGTAAGTAGTACAAGAATTCGCCAATTAGATGTCACCTATCCATTTATGACAACCTCATTGGGTGTCGTAGTCAAGAAAAACAAACAAGACGAGATTACTATATTTTTCTCTAACTTATTTTCTTATGGATTCTTAAAGTTATTTTTCACTTTGATCATCATAGTATTCCTTTTTGGAACCTTAGTATGGTGGGTAGAGAAAAAATATAACGCCAAAGACTTTAGAGATGGTATTGAAGGAATTATGGATGGAATTTGGTGGTCTACTGTTACCATCACAACAGTTGGCTATGGTGATAAGACGCCTAAAACAACATTAGGAAGAGCAATTTCTATGGTTTGGATGTTTATAGCCATCAGTTTAATTTCAAGTTTTACCGCAACCATTACTTCCACTTTAACTTTGAATCAATTAGAATCCAAAATCAATACAATTGAGGATTTAAGAAAGATGAAAGGTAAAATTGGGGTAACGGCTCACTCCGGCGCAGAAAGTTATTTACTAAAACATCAGATCAACCCCGTTTCTTATGTAAAACCAGAAGAAGGTTTAGAGGCATTGGAATCAGGGGAAATCATGGCTTTCCTTCACGATAAGCCCATTATGCGTTATCTAATAAAAGAGAATGGCAATGAGGATAGATTTGAGGTACTTCAATCTAACTTTAAACAAAATTACTATTCATTCTTTATGCCTAGAAACAGCAGAATGTATAAAAAAGTAAATACAGAAATTGTTGATAATATAGATAAAGATTCATGGCATAGACTATTGCAAAAATACAATATGGATGACATCAACTAA
- the acs gene encoding acetate--CoA ligase, producing MISRINNLEDYAVAYRRSVSEPERFWSEVAEQFVWRKKWDKTVEYDFNDYNVQWYLNGKLNITENCLDRHLLSRGDKTAIHWVANDPHEKDRIFTYKELHEQVCLFANVLKRNGVVKGDRVCLYMPMVPELAIAVLACARIGAIHSVVFGGFSAQALADRINDAGAKILITADQGPRGNKVVELKQIADEALFQCEAIERVIVYQRTGADVKMDADRDVYWHDEVKSVPNVCDPEVMDSEDPLFILYTSGSTGKPKGVVHTTGGYMVYSWYSFRNVFQYQENDVYWCTADIGWITGHSYIVYGPLLEGATSVMFEGIPTFPDAGRFWRIVDRLKVNIFYTAPTAIRALMAQGLEYVELYKLDSLRVLGTVGEPINREAWEWYHQHIGKGQCPIVDTWWQTETGGIMISPVAGVIPTKPTYATLPLPGIQPILVDSEGNEIEGKGVEGNLCIKYPWPSMLRTTWGDHKRCKDTYFSTFKGLYFTGDGCRRDEDGYYRIMGRVDDVMNVSGHRIGTAEVENAINMHKGVVESAVVGYPHEIKGQGIYAYVVCDSEALEMSTITEFKAEILDIVIDKIGKIARPDKVQIVRGLPKTRSGKIMRRILRKIAEGQTDNFGDTSTLLDPSIVEAIKEGVVKDDQVNA from the coding sequence ATGATTAGCAGAATTAACAACCTTGAAGACTACGCTGTAGCCTATAGACGCAGTGTGTCCGAACCAGAACGTTTTTGGTCAGAAGTAGCTGAGCAGTTTGTTTGGCGAAAAAAATGGGACAAAACTGTCGAGTACGATTTTAACGACTATAACGTACAGTGGTATTTGAATGGTAAATTGAATATCACAGAAAATTGTCTTGATAGACACCTTTTATCAAGAGGCGACAAAACAGCAATTCATTGGGTAGCCAATGACCCCCACGAAAAAGATAGAATCTTTACGTACAAAGAATTACATGAACAAGTTTGTCTTTTTGCGAACGTCTTAAAAAGAAATGGCGTAGTAAAAGGTGACCGTGTTTGTTTGTATATGCCGATGGTTCCAGAGTTGGCTATCGCGGTTTTAGCATGTGCTAGAATTGGTGCGATTCACTCTGTAGTATTTGGTGGATTTTCTGCACAAGCATTAGCAGATAGAATTAACGATGCTGGCGCTAAGATATTAATTACAGCTGACCAAGGTCCAAGAGGGAACAAGGTAGTTGAATTGAAACAAATTGCAGATGAAGCACTTTTCCAATGTGAAGCAATCGAGAGAGTTATTGTTTATCAAAGAACAGGTGCTGATGTGAAAATGGATGCTGATAGAGATGTTTATTGGCATGATGAGGTGAAATCTGTACCCAATGTTTGTGATCCAGAAGTAATGGATTCAGAGGATCCTTTATTCATTTTATATACATCAGGGTCAACTGGTAAGCCTAAAGGTGTGGTACATACCACAGGTGGTTATATGGTTTACTCTTGGTATTCATTCAGAAATGTATTCCAATACCAAGAAAATGATGTGTACTGGTGTACAGCCGATATCGGATGGATTACTGGTCACTCATATATCGTTTATGGGCCACTACTAGAAGGAGCTACTTCTGTAATGTTTGAAGGTATTCCAACTTTCCCAGACGCAGGTCGTTTTTGGAGAATTGTTGATCGTTTAAAAGTGAATATATTCTATACAGCACCAACGGCGATTAGAGCATTAATGGCACAAGGTTTAGAATATGTTGAATTATATAAATTAGATTCCTTAAGAGTATTAGGTACTGTAGGAGAGCCGATTAACAGAGAGGCTTGGGAGTGGTATCATCAACATATCGGTAAAGGACAGTGTCCAATTGTTGATACTTGGTGGCAAACAGAAACAGGCGGTATAATGATTTCTCCTGTTGCTGGTGTTATCCCAACGAAACCAACTTATGCAACGCTTCCTCTTCCAGGTATCCAACCAATACTTGTAGATTCTGAAGGGAATGAGATCGAAGGTAAAGGTGTCGAAGGTAACTTATGTATTAAGTACCCTTGGCCTTCAATGTTGAGAACTACATGGGGCGATCATAAACGTTGTAAAGATACTTACTTCTCTACTTTTAAAGGTTTATACTTTACAGGTGATGGTTGTCGACGTGATGAAGACGGATATTACAGAATTATGGGTAGAGTAGATGATGTGATGAACGTTTCTGGTCATAGAATTGGTACAGCAGAAGTTGAAAATGCAATCAATATGCACAAAGGTGTAGTTGAGTCTGCTGTAGTAGGTTACCCTCACGAGATTAAGGGTCAGGGTATATACGCTTACGTTGTATGTGATTCTGAAGCTTTAGAAATGAGTACAATCACTGAGTTTAAAGCTGAAATCCTTGATATTGTTATCGATAAAATTGGTAAAATCGCAAGACCAGATAAAGTTCAGATCGTTCGTGGTTTGCCAAAAACAAGATCAGGCAAAATTATGCGTAGAATCTTGAGAAAGATTGCAGAAGGTCAAACTGATAACTTCGGTGATACTTCAACTTTATTAGATCCTTCTATTGTTGAAGCTATTAAAGAAGGTGTGGTTAAAGATGATCAAGTAAATGCTTAA